Within Conger conger chromosome 3, fConCon1.1, whole genome shotgun sequence, the genomic segment TTACAAAGAAAGCCAGAACATACTGCCTGTCCAACACATTGTGCTGGCATTATCAAAGAAAATACACATGCCAAGAATACGAGTGTGACACTTGAAAAACCTATTTTAAATCAGGACTAAATAGGTTTTTCAAGACTGTAATAAAGCTTAATAAAGCTAACAAATAATGTTAAAGGATCTTACCTGTAGAGTAGAAGCAGCTGACTCGCTAGTCTCTGTGAGGCCAGTGCTCCTGGGAATACTGGAAACGATGTACCCACCACTCTTCGGTACAGGTTGTCTAACCACCACCTTTCCCTTCCTCGTCTCTGCTAAAAACAAGCTGTACCAGTACGCATCGTTGGACACCAGGGTGGAATCTGCTACGGTAGAGCTCCTCTGGCTAACGACGCTGTTTCTGCAGGGAGGGGTCGCTTTGGGGGGTTTTGGTTTCTGACACTTCAGCACGATGGTCACCAATATTGTCATCAAAAGCAGAAATGACACAGAGCCCAACCCAATCAACAAATACAGGTTTAAGTCTGAAAATATGTCATATTCCAAAGGAACTTCAGACGTCTCAGAAAATGCTTTAATAACATGCTCTACTGTTGATAACTTAATAGTAACTGTAGCAGAAAGAGCTGGATTTCCGTTGTCCTTGGCAATGACCACCAGTCGCTGATGGCGGGGATCTCTGTAGCTGAACATTCTCATTGTCCGGATTTCTCCGTTGTACTGGTCCAGGCTGAAAAGAGTAGCGTCTGGAACCTGTAGAAACTGGTACGTGACCCTGGAGTTCTGCACAGAGTCCGAGTCAATGGCGATCACTTTGGCTATCAAGTGCCCTTTGTCTGTGGATCTTGGGATCACTTCCTCAACCACAGAGCCGTGCGCCCGCCATGGAGAGACTATGAGTGGGGTGTTGTCGTTCTGATCCAGAATAATGATGTGGACAGTGACATTACTGCTGAGTGGAGGAGCACCAGAGTCTCTGGCCTCGATGTGGAAAAgaaactctttctctctctcgtagTCAAACGTTTTTAGGGCGTAAAGATCACCGTTCTCTGGATTAATGGAAAACAGCATTGACATTGATGTGTTCACAATTTCCCGttccacaataaaataaactaaatactGGTTTTCATTGAAATCTGGGTCAAACGCAGTGACTGAACTCAACAGTGATCCAGGTGCGTTATTCTCCATTACTGGGATGGTGTAGAACGACTTGGGGAACTGTGGCGCATTGTCATTAACATCCAGGAGTTCCAATGTGATGGTTTCATTATCTGACAAAGAAGGTGTTCCTCTGTCCGTCACGGTTAAAATGATGTTATACTCCGGAACTGTCTCACGGTCCAACGCCTCTGAAACAACCAGTTCAAAATCTCTCTCTGATGACTTGTTGAGTACAAAAGGCAGCTGCTCGCTAATAGAGAGGTCAACCTTCCCATTGTTGCCTGAGTCTCTGTCACCAATTCCAACAAGGGCTATTACTGTGCCTACAGGAACCGTCTCTTTCACTCTGCTCCTAAGGGACTTAACAGTGATCTCGGGGTGGTTATCATTCACATCTTCCACATAAACCATCACCGTACACTGTCCAGACAGTGGGTGCTGTCCTTTGTCCTTGGCCTGAATATGCATCTCCAAAATCTTTATTTCCTCGAAATCAATCACATCTTTAACTTTAATTTCCCCTGTATTTGAATTTAACGAAAACATTTCCTGTGTTTTCTCAGAAGTGTACAACGTGAAAGAATACATTATCTCTGCGTTTGAGCCCTCATCTAAGTCTGTAGCATTTAACTTCAATACTACTGTCCCTATGGGGGAATTTTCCGTTATGTTCGCCGAATAAACCTGGTGGTCAAATTGCGGGGCGTTGTCATTTGTATCCACCACGCTCACGACGATCCTGGCCGTGCCAGAGCGTGCAGGGACTCCACCGTCTACAGCAGTGAGTATGAGATTATGCACTGCCTGTTCTTCTCGGTCCAAAGCCTTTTTCAGAACCAAGTCGACGTATTTAGTTCCATCGCTTCCCGTCTGAATCTCAATACTGAAATGCTCGCTGTCGCTAAGTCTGTATGATTTTACTGTATTTGAGCCAACGTCTGAGTCCACTGCATTTGCTAAAGTGAATCTCTCGCCGGGAGATGCAGATTCGGAAACATCCAGTTCAATCCTATCCCTACGGAACTGGGGCGCGTGGTCATTGATATCCGTGATTTCCAATTCAATATTGAATATGCGCAATGGCTTCTCCAATATAATATCCAATTTAAGGATACAATCCGTCGACGTTGTGATCGAACACAAATATTCCCTGTCAATCTTCTCTAAAATGTACAGGTCCCCCGTCCTTTTGTTAATCTCCAGATACTTCTTACTATGTATTAGGCCTATATCTAGCTTAACATCGCGTGTGGCCAATACACCGACCTCCAGACCCAAATCAGCGGCCAAATTCGCAACGACAGAGCCCTCCTTCATTTCTTCGGGTATAGAGTAACGTGTCATGGACAAGACAAAGACCCAGTGTGTACAGAATAGAAGGAAAGCCAAGACGTACCTTTTCATTTGCTGCTCCATAAGTAATGCCGCGAGACTAATTTAATCACAGAATAAAAAGAGACAGTCGTAGCCGAAATGCATGTATATCCGTGAGACTCAGAAGTGAAATAATGGAGCGATATGACGAATAAAGGGCGCATGTAGAGACAGAGCTTCTCCTACAGACCCCGCAACGCACATCTTATACAATAGAACTGTCATGGCTTCTTCCCTTCAGACCTGAGCTGCAGACCTGTGCGGTTTATAAGGGAACAGCGACACGGTGTGTAGAAAAACAATAGAAACTGCCGCAACTGCCGAGTCTCAAACGCACAATACTTCTacacatttcataaatgttCTGTCCTCACTCAATTCCTAAAATGAACTGCAGTTTAGTCAATTATCATACAAACTGgcacatgaataagtagcttAGCAGTAATgcgtttatatatatataatatatagcaACAATGCTACCATTACATACCTGGTCGTGTGATAGTGCACCTTTCATTATTgaaaaaatactaaatactgtatattgtaaaaGAAAATCATAATAATGAGTAGTTCCTTGCTGGAATTCCTGGACTGCTCGCGCATCTCTCCTATTGCTGTTAATTAGGAGAACTGGTGTCTTAAGTAAATTCGAGTTTAGATTGCAAGACATTTTTatagttgtttttgtgttttatgtgatTTCAGCACCATCTAAATGAACAGCGCCAAGTGATTTCAGAACCGCATGTAGAGAAACCCCAGTTAACAAATTTACCAAATATTGACCGCGATATGAATCCGGATCTAAAATTGAATATGATCGTGAATATGATCAGAAAAGGGTATCACTTTTTTCTGGATTGAGCTATACAATGACAGCTACTGTATACCCTCAGGAAATATATCCTAAAACATTTATTCGGACCCCTTTGCTTTGCATTGCTCACCCCTGACCTTATAaacatggtttaaaaaaaaagaaaaacgttttATAGACCAGGACGCCTCTTTCACTCTTTGGAAGATTTTATGGTTAAGGCAATGgctatgaaagaaaaaaaatccacaggGATATTCTCTTTATAGACGAGGCCTACCAGGTTGCTCTTTCTAAATCTAAATCAGAGctatagaaaaaaagaaaaatgttactCAAATGTTACTCAGTTACTTGTACAACCGTCAGACCACAAGCTCATTtagtaaaaataattattcttcaACAATGGCACGTGTTGGCCAGTGATCCAGCTCACTCTGAACATTTTCAGGATCCCCTCTTTTTGCATACAGGAGAGGACTAATAAGTTGGTTATGGCTAACATTATTCCAGACCCCAAACTTCTAGCCCCTCATGAGAAGGAAACTACACATGTGGCAACAATTTTAGACATCCAAGCACAGGCAGACGATATCCAGCCAGAGTTATGACatgtaatacaaaaatgtgatctacagtgagctccagagtTATcgacacccttgataaatatgtttaaaaaaaaagttaaaataatagttattgatttattttccaacatgtgtgaaGTAGCACACCCCGCCTCATGTGTGAAACAAGGCCTGCTCCTGTAACAGTCATACATTCCCATACTATAAAACCCCCCAacaccatgtttgacagatgaggggagctgctttggttcttgggcagttcctttaagcttccacactttgctcttgccatcactctttAACTTGATACAAGTCAATATTGGTTTAAACTGTTCACAAGACTCTTTTCCAGGGCTCTCCAGGCTCTTTTTGGTACTTCTTAAAAAACTGTAACCTGGTCATCCTGTcgttgcagctaactagtggtttgtatcttgcagtgtagcctctgcagTTGTTTGTGAAGTCTACTCTGGACAGTAGTTACTGACACATTCACAACTGCTCCCTGAAGAGTGTTTCGATCACTTGGAGAGGGGTTTGGCATCATTATGACAAGAATTCTTTgtccatcaactgtagaggtcttccttggcctaacATGTCCTTTCGGATTACTGAGATCACCAgttctctttttcttcttaatgatgttccaaaaaaaatattttggtaagcatattgtttggcatatgtgtgtttttttcttatttctcagcctcatagtggcttccttgactgtcattggtacTGCACccggtcctcatgttgacaaaagcCATTAAAAGACTAAAACATCTTATTTTAGCGCATTATCACGTTCCAGCGACCAAAACCTAAATCACCCCCTGAATTCACAACCACGGATCCCTCCTCCATTTCTCCAGAGATAGAGTGAAAACCCAAGCAATGCTCCAAGTCGAGGAGATTACAAAGAAAGCCAGGACATACTGCCTGTCCAACACCAATTGTGCTGGCTTCATCAAAGAAAATATCTCATCCaataggaaaataaaaatcaatgacTGGATCTATAAAAGAAAGGGGCCGGTGTTCTGTTTGCAAACAAGTATTCAGGCCGTGACACGAGTGAAGTTATTGTTAATTTAAAGGATCCAGCAATTAGAAACCTTTCAGCAGAAACTGCCCCATCTCTACCCCAAAATAACTCATGGCTTTATTTTAGAAGCAGAAATTGGTTGATTTATGACAAAACAGCGACGCATTGAGTTGAAAAACACATCTAAAGACAATCATGGACAAACCCAACTGCAGATATTATgttattcagaaaaaaactaaTGGTGTTtggttctaaaaaaaaatttttttaaaacagatgtCCAACATGTCAAGAATACAGGTTTGACATTGGAAAAACCTATTTTAAATCAGGTCTAAATAGGCTATTTCAAAGACGGTCTATATCCACTCTCCTGATTCAATAATCAAATGCTTAAAAAAGCCAACAAAGGCTAAAGGATCTTACCTGTAGAGTAGAAGCAGCTGACTCGCTAGTCTCTGTGAGGCCAGTGCTCCTGGGAATACTGGAAACGATGTACCCACCACTCTTCGGTACAGGCTGTCTAACCACCACCTTTCCCTTCCTCGTCTCCGCTAAAAACAAGCTGTACCAGTACGCATCGTTGGACACCAGGGTGGAATCTGCTACAGTAGAGCTCCTCTGGCTAACAACACTGTTTCTGCAGGGAGGGGTCGCTTTGGGGGGTTTTGGTTTCTGACACTTCAGCACGATGGTCACCAATATTGTCATCAAAAGCAGAAATGACACAGAGCCCAAACCGATCAACAAATACAGGTTTAGGTCTGAAAATATGTCATATTCCAAAGGAACTTCAGACGTCTCAGAAAACGCTTTAATGACGTGCTCCACTGTTGATAGTTTAATGGTAACTGTAGCAGAAAGAGCCGGATCTCCGTTGTCCTTGGCAATGACCACCAGCCGCTGATGACGGGGATCTCTGTAGCTGAACATTCTCATTGTCCGGATTTCCCCATTGTATTGGTCCAGGCTGAATAGAGTAGCGTCTGGAACCTGTAGAAACTGATACGTGACCCTGGAGTTCTGCACAGAGTCTGAGTCAATGGCGATCACTTTGGCTATCAAGTGCCCTTTGTCAGTGGATCTGGGGATCACTTCCTCAACCACAGAGCCGTGTGCCCGCCATGGAGAGACTATGAGTGGGGTGTTGTCGTTCTGATCCAGAATAATGATGTGGACAGTGACATTACTGCTGAGTGGAGGAGCACCAGAGTCTCTGGCTTCAATGTGAAAAAGgaactctttttctctctcgtAGTCAAACGTTTTTAGGGCGTAAAGATCACCATTCTCTGGGTTAATGGAAAACAGCATCGACATTGAAGTGTTCACAATTTCCCGTTCTAcgataaaataaactaaatactGGTTTTCATTGAAATCCGGATCAAATGCAGTGACTGAACTCAACAGTGATCCAGGTGCGTTATTCTCCATCACTGGGATGGTGTAGAATGACTTTGGGAACAGTGGCGCATTGTCATTAACATCCATAAGTTCCAATGTGATGGTTTCATTATCTGACAAAGGAGGAGTTCCTCTGTCCGTCACGGTTAAAATGATGTTATACTCCGGAACTGTCTCACGGTCCAACGCCTCTGAAACAACCAGTTCGAAATCTCTCTCTGATGACTTGTTAAGGACAAAGGGCAGCTGCTCGCTAATAGAGAGGTCAACCTTCCCATTATCGCCTGAGTCTCTGTCACTAACTCCAACGAGGGCTATAACTGTGCCTACAGGAACCGTCTCTTTCACTCTGCTCCTAAGGGATTTAACAGTGATCTCAGGGTGGTTATCATTCACATCTTCCACATAAACCATCACCGTACACTGTCCGGACAGTGGGTGCTGTCCTTTGTCCTTGGCCTGAACATGCATTTCTAAAATTTTTATCTCTTCGAAATCAATCACATCTTTAACTTTTATTTCTCCTGTATCCGGATTCAACGTAAACATCTCCTGTGTTTTCTCAGAAGTGTACAACGTGAAAGAATACATTAACTCTGCGTTTGAGCCCTCGTCTAAGTCTGTAGCATTTAACTTAAATACTACTGTTCCGATAGGAGAATTTTCCGTTATATTCGCCGAGTAAACCTGGTGGTCAAATTGCGGGGCGTTGTCATTTGTATCCACCACGCTCACGACGATGCGTACTGTGCCGGACCGTGCGGGTACTCCGCCATCCACGGCGGTGAGTATGAGATTGTGCACCGCCTGTTGTTCTCTGTCCAAAGCCTTTTTCAGAACCAAATCAACATATTTTGTTCCATCGCTTCCCGTCTGCGTTTCAATACTGAAATGCTCGCTGTCACTAAGTCTGTATGATTTTACTGCATTTGAACCGACATCTGAGTCCACTGCATTCGTTAAAGAAAATCTCTCTCCAGGAGATGCAGATTCGGAAACATCCAGTTCAATCCTATCCCTACGGAAATGGGGCTCATGGTCATTGATATCCGTGATTTCCaattcaatattaaatatacGCAATGGTTTCTCAAATATAACATCCAGTTTAAGAATACACGCCGTTGAAGTTCTCGTCGGACACAAATATTCCCTGTCAATCTTCTCTAAAATGTACAGGTCCCCCGTCCTTTTGTTAATCTCCAGATACTTCTTACTATGCATTATATCCAGCTTAACCTCGCGTGTGGCCAGTACACTGACATCCAGACCCAAATCAGTCGCCAAATTCGCAACGACGGAGCCCTCCTTCATCTCTTCGGGGATAGAGTATCGAGTCATGGAGAAGACAAAGCACCAATGTGTACAGAATAGAAGGAAAGCCAAGACATACCTTTTCGTTAGCTGCTCCATAAGTAATTATGCTAGTCTAATTAAATCGCAGAATAAATGACGACAGTTGTAGCCGAAATGCGTGTATATCCGTGAGAAGTGAAATAATGCCGCGATAAGATGAATAAAGGACGCATGCAGAAACAGAGCTTCTCCTACAGACTCCGCAACGCACATCTTATACAATAGAACTGTCATGGCTTCTTCCCTTCAGATCTGAGCTGCAGACCTGAGCGATTTATAAGGGAACAGCGACACGGTGTGTAGAAAAAATATCGGAATGGCCACATCGAAAAGAGCCTCAAACGCACAATACTTCTacacatttcataaatgttCTGTCCTCACTCAATTCCTGAAATGAACTGAAGTTTAGTCAATTATCATGCAAACTGGCACATGGATAAGTAGCTTAGCAGTAATGCATTTATACATATAATAGATAGCAACAATGCTACCATTACATACCTGGTCGTGTGATAGTGTACCTTTCGTtgttgaaaaatacaaaatactgtatattgtaaaaaaaaattataataatgagtAGTTCCTTGATGGAATTCCTGGACTGCTCGCGCATCTCCTATTGCTGTTAATTTGGAGAACTGGTGTCTTAAGTAAATTCGAGTTTAGATGACAAGACGTTTTTATAGTTGTTTTTGAGTTTTATGTGATTTCAGCACCATCTAAATGAACAGCGCCAAGTGATTTCAGAACCGCATGTAGAGAAACTCCAGTTAACAAATTTACCAAATATTGACCACCATATGAATCCGGATCTAAAATTGAATATGATCGTGAATAAGATCAGAAAAGGGTATCACTTTTTTCTGGATTGAGCTGTACAATGATAGCTACTGTATACCCTAAGAAAATACATCCTAAAACATTTATTCTGACCCCTTTGCTTTACATCGCTCACCCCTGACCTTATAaacatggtttaaaaaaaaaaaaacgttttataGACCAAGACGCCTCCTTCACTCTTCATGGTGAAGGCAATGgcaattcaagaaaaaaaaatccacaggGGATATTCTCTTTATAGACGAGGCCTACCAGGTTGCTCTTTCTAAATCTAAATCAGTGcgatagaaaaaaagaaaaatgttactCAAATGTTACTCAGTTACTAGCACAACCGTCAGTCCACAAGCTCATTtagtaaaaataattattcttcaCCAATGGCACGTGTTGGTCAATGCTCCAGCTCACTCTGAACATTTTCAGGATCCCCTCTTTTTGCATACAGGAGAGGACTAATAAGTTGGTTCTGGCTGACATTATTCCAGACCCCAAACTTACTCTTCTAGCCCCTCTTGCGAGGGAAACTACCCATGTAGCAACAATTTTAGACATCCAAGCACAGGCAGACGATATCTAGCCAGAGTTATgacatgtaaaacaaaaatgtgatctacagtgggctccagaattattgacacccttgataaatatgttaAATAATAGTTAGTGATTTTTTTCCAACGTGTGAGAAGTAGCACACCCCATCTCATGTGTGAAACACAGCCTGCACCTGTAACAGCCATACATTCCCATACTATAAAACCCCCAACCCCATGTTTCACAGGTGAGGGGAgctgctttggttcttgggcagttcctttaagcttccacactttgctcttgccatcactcctTAACTTGACAATCTTGGTTTAAACTGTTCACAAGACTCTTTTCCAGTGCTCTCCAGGCTCTTTTTTGTACTTCTTAGAAAACTGTAACCTGGTCATCCTGTcgttgcagctaactagtggtttgtatcttgcagtgtagcgTCTGCAGTTGTTTGTGAAGACTACTGTGGACAGTTGTTACTGACACATTCACAACTGCTCCCTGAAGAGTGTTTTCGATCACTTGGAGAGGGGTTTGGCTTCATTATGACAAGAATTCTTTgtccatcaactgtagaggtcttccttggcctaacATGTCCTTTCGGATTACTGAGATCACCAgttctctttttcttcttaatgacgttccaaaaaaagtattttggtaagcatattgtttggcatatgtgtgtttttttcttatttttttgcctcatagtggcttccttgactgtcattggtacAACACccggtcctcatgttgacaaaagcCATTAAAAGACTAAAACATCTTATTTTAGCGCATTATCACGTTCAATGAGACTTACAGCGACCAAAACCTAAATCGCCCCCTGAATTCACAACCACGGATCCCTCCTCCATTTCTCCAGAGATAGAGTGACAGCCCAAGCAATGCTCCACATCATGGAGATTACAAAGAAAGCCAGAACATACTGCCTGTCCAACACCAATTTTGCTGGCATCATCAAAGAAAATATCTCATCCaataggaaaataaaaatcaatgacTGGATCTATAAAAGAAAGGGGCCGGTGTTCTGTTTGCAAACAAGTATTCAGGCCGTGACACAAGAGTAAAGAGTTATTGTTCATTTAAAGGATCCAGCAATTAGAAATGTTTCAGTAGAAACTGCCACATCTCTACCCCAAAATAACTGTCATGGCTTCCTTTTAGAAGCAGCAATTGGTTGGTTTATAACAAAACAGCGATGCATTGAGTTGAAAAACACATCGAAAGACAATCATGGAAAAACCCAACTGCAGATATTATGTTATTCAGAAAAAAACGAATGGTGTTTggttatatatatttaaaaaaaaagtccaaCATGTCAAGAATACGCTTCTGACATTGGAAAAACCTATTTTAAATGAGGTCTAAATAGGCTATTTCGGAGATTGTCTATATCCACTCTCCTGATCCAATAATCAAATGCTTAAagccaaaaaataatattaaaggATCTTACCTGTAGAGTAGAAGCTGCTGACTCACTAGTCTCTGTCAGACCAGTGCTCCTGGGAATACTGGAAACGATGTACCCACCACTCTTCGGTACAGGTTGTCTAACCACCACCTTTCCCTTCCTCGTCTCCGCCAAAAACAAGCTGTACCAGTACGCATCGTTGGACACCAGGGTGGAATCTGCTACAGTAGAGCTCCTCTGGCTAACGACGCTGTTTCTGCAGGGAGGGGTCGCTTTGGGGGGCTTTGGTTTTTGACACTTCAGCACGATGGTCACCAATATTGTCATCAAAAGCAGAAATGACACAGAGCCCAAACCGATCAACAAATACAGGTTTAAGTCTGAAAATATGTCATATTCCAAAGGAACTTCAGATGTCTCAGAAAACGCTTTAACAACATGCTCCACTGTTGATAACTTAATGGTAACTGTAGCAGAAAGAGCCGGA encodes:
- the LOC133123640 gene encoding protocadherin alpha-C2-like, which gives rise to MEQQMKRYVLAFLLFCTHWVFVLSMTRYSIPEEMKEGSVVANLAADLGLEVGVLATRDVKLDIGLIHSKKYLEINKRTGDLYILEKIDREYLCSITTSTDCILKLDIILEKPLRIFNIELEITDINDHAPQFRRDRIELDVSESASPGERFTLANAVDSDVGSNTVKSYRLSDSEHFSIEIQTGSDGTKYVDLVLKKALDREEQAVHNLILTAVDGGVPARSGTARIVVSVVDTNDNAPQFDHQVYSANITENSPIGTVVLKLNATDLDEGSNAEIMYSFTLYTSEKTQEMFSLNSNTGEIKVKDVIDFEEIKILEMHIQAKDKGQHPLSGQCTVMVYVEDVNDNHPEITVKSLRSRVKETVPVGTVIALVGIGDRDSGNNGKVDLSISEQLPFVLNKSSERDFELVVSEALDRETVPEYNIILTVTDRGTPSLSDNETITLELLDVNDNAPQFPKSFYTIPVMENNAPGSLLSSVTAFDPDFNENQYLVYFIVEREIVNTSMSMLFSINPENGDLYALKTFDYEREKEFLFHIEARDSGAPPLSSNVTVHIIILDQNDNTPLIVSPWRAHGSVVEEVIPRSTDKGHLIAKVIAIDSDSVQNSRVTYQFLQVPDATLFSLDQYNGEIRTMRMFSYRDPRHQRLVVIAKDNGNPALSATVTIKLSTVEHVIKAFSETSEVPLEYDIFSDLNLYLLIGLGSVSFLLLMTILVTIVLKCQKPKPPKATPPCRNSVVSQRSSTVADSTLVSNDAYWYSLFLAETRKGKVVVRQPVPKSGGYIVSSIPRSTGLTETSESAASTLQVRSFNIIC
- the LOC133123641 gene encoding protocadherin alpha-C2-like — translated: MEQLTKRYVLAFLLFCTHWCFVFSMTRYSIPEEMKEGSVVANLATDLGLDVSVLATREVKLDIMHSKKYLEINKRTGDLYILEKIDREYLCPTRTSTACILKLDVIFEKPLRIFNIELEITDINDHEPHFRRDRIELDVSESASPGERFSLTNAVDSDVGSNAVKSYRLSDSEHFSIETQTGSDGTKYVDLVLKKALDREQQAVHNLILTAVDGGVPARSGTVRIVVSVVDTNDNAPQFDHQVYSANITENSPIGTVVFKLNATDLDEGSNAELMYSFTLYTSEKTQEMFTLNPDTGEIKVKDVIDFEEIKILEMHVQAKDKGQHPLSGQCTVMVYVEDVNDNHPEITVKSLRSRVKETVPVGTVIALVGVSDRDSGDNGKVDLSISEQLPFVLNKSSERDFELVVSEALDRETVPEYNIILTVTDRGTPPLSDNETITLELMDVNDNAPLFPKSFYTIPVMENNAPGSLLSSVTAFDPDFNENQYLVYFIVEREIVNTSMSMLFSINPENGDLYALKTFDYEREKEFLFHIEARDSGAPPLSSNVTVHIIILDQNDNTPLIVSPWRAHGSVVEEVIPRSTDKGHLIAKVIAIDSDSVQNSRVTYQFLQVPDATLFSLDQYNGEIRTMRMFSYRDPRHQRLVVIAKDNGDPALSATVTIKLSTVEHVIKAFSETSEVPLEYDIFSDLNLYLLIGLGSVSFLLLMTILVTIVLKCQKPKPPKATPPCRNSVVSQRSSTVADSTLVSNDAYWYSLFLAETRKGKVVVRQPVPKSGGYIVSSIPRSTGLTETSESAASTLQVRSFSLCWLF